The following coding sequences lie in one Pectobacterium sp. A5351 genomic window:
- a CDS encoding type II secretion system protein M encodes MNELRQRWQAMSQRERQLMVVCAAVLLLCLVYYAIFQPWQLREEQWERTISREQQTVNWMQKQASSIPRGNQLQGENSQRGVSLPILISQSTKRYGLTVVRLQPQGNQASVTLAQSDFTSLLRWLSELEQKNGVKVLSLDVNAVEQSPGVVDVTRLMLERADEA; translated from the coding sequence ATGAATGAATTACGGCAACGCTGGCAGGCGATGAGCCAGCGTGAGCGTCAACTGATGGTCGTGTGTGCGGCGGTGCTCCTGCTCTGTCTGGTGTATTACGCTATTTTTCAGCCGTGGCAACTGCGGGAAGAACAGTGGGAACGCACGATTTCTCGCGAGCAACAGACCGTCAACTGGATGCAAAAACAGGCCTCATCGATTCCGCGGGGCAATCAGTTACAGGGGGAGAATAGTCAGCGCGGTGTCAGTCTGCCGATTTTGATTTCGCAAAGTACCAAACGTTACGGGCTGACTGTTGTACGCTTGCAACCGCAGGGCAATCAGGCGTCGGTGACGCTGGCCCAGAGCGACTTTACTAGCCTGCTGCGCTGGCTTAGCGAACTGGAACAGAAAAACGGCGTGAAAGTGCTGTCGCTGGATGTGAATGCCGTCGAGCAAAGTCCTGGAGTCGTGGATGTGACCAGACTGATGCTGGAACGGGCGGATGAAGCGTAA
- a CDS encoding type II secretion system protein N, producing the protein MKRKSGIGTGVALVLAYGLFLAYYAPARLLTAVPLPAGMVAAEAAGTLWQGNLQRVSWRTLTLDNVHWNITFSGFMPALKIAFQNPEGIVGHGIIRGWQQPQFYQWRLSVPADYLFRHLRFIVPIGAEGNVQLNLQEATVNHSGCQSLDANITWPGARVKTPLGGLVLATPQVTLRCQQGALEASLRQTSSHLQLSGKGSVTPKGEYRFTGQLSSGNGLPATMKKLLATTGKADEQGARTLNFQGYLL; encoded by the coding sequence ATGAAGCGTAAATCCGGCATTGGCACGGGTGTCGCTCTGGTTCTGGCCTATGGGCTGTTCCTCGCATATTATGCGCCTGCCCGTTTGCTTACTGCGGTGCCGCTGCCGGCTGGCATGGTGGCAGCGGAAGCTGCTGGAACGCTGTGGCAGGGGAATCTGCAACGGGTTAGCTGGCGCACGTTAACGTTGGACAATGTGCATTGGAACATCACTTTCTCGGGTTTTATGCCCGCGCTGAAAATTGCGTTTCAAAACCCAGAAGGCATTGTAGGCCACGGGATCATTCGCGGCTGGCAGCAGCCACAGTTTTATCAATGGCGGCTTTCTGTGCCAGCGGACTATTTGTTCCGCCATCTGCGTTTTATCGTGCCAATCGGGGCAGAAGGAAACGTGCAACTGAACCTGCAAGAAGCGACGGTCAACCATTCTGGCTGCCAGTCTCTGGATGCCAACATAACCTGGCCTGGCGCGCGGGTGAAAACACCGCTGGGTGGGCTTGTGCTCGCGACACCTCAGGTTACATTACGCTGCCAGCAAGGGGCGCTTGAAGCGAGCCTGCGGCAGACCTCCTCACATTTGCAACTGTCTGGTAAAGGCAGCGTCACCCCGAAAGGCGAATACCGTTTTACGGGGCAACTGAGTAGCGGAAACGGCTTGCCTGCGACCATGAAAAAATTATTGGCGACCACTGGCAAAGCGGATGAACAAGGTGCCAGAACGCTGAATTTTCAGGGATACCTGTTGTAA
- a CDS encoding prepilin peptidase yields the protein MDDLREFAQVFPAWWFGALGVLGLMVGSFLNVVIYRLPIMLERRWRQDIELQTRITDSDRVEARYNLWWPPSSCPHCQRAIAVKDNIPLFSWLWLRGRSRCCHQPVSVQYPLVEVITMLAFLAAGLLWLPGMALLGALILLSFLVVLTVIDIKTLLLPDVLTLSLLWIGLLFNLSETFVPLRDAVVGAMAGYLSLWLLYWVFKYATGKEALGYGDFKLLAALGAWLGWQALPNLVLVAALSGLIVTLIWRGLRKEDTAKPLAFGPWLAIGGVFGVVMNGFNL from the coding sequence GTGGACGATTTAAGGGAGTTCGCACAGGTGTTTCCAGCATGGTGGTTTGGTGCGCTTGGCGTATTGGGATTGATGGTTGGCAGTTTTCTGAATGTGGTGATTTACCGCCTGCCGATCATGCTGGAGCGGCGTTGGCGTCAGGACATCGAACTCCAGACGAGGATTACCGATTCTGATCGTGTTGAGGCGCGTTACAATCTGTGGTGGCCGCCTTCGTCTTGCCCGCACTGTCAGCGGGCGATTGCGGTGAAAGATAACATCCCGTTATTCAGTTGGCTGTGGCTACGCGGTCGCTCCCGCTGCTGTCATCAGCCGGTGTCTGTGCAGTATCCGTTGGTGGAAGTCATCACCATGCTGGCTTTTCTGGCTGCGGGGTTGCTGTGGCTACCCGGTATGGCGCTGTTGGGGGCGTTGATCCTGCTGTCCTTTCTGGTGGTGTTGACCGTTATTGATATAAAAACGCTGCTGCTGCCGGATGTGCTTACGCTGTCGCTATTGTGGATAGGGCTATTGTTTAACCTGTCGGAGACATTTGTTCCATTACGTGATGCCGTGGTCGGTGCCATGGCGGGCTATTTGTCCCTGTGGCTACTTTACTGGGTATTTAAATACGCCACAGGCAAAGAGGCGCTAGGGTATGGTGATTTTAAGTTACTGGCCGCGCTGGGAGCTTGGCTGGGCTGGCAGGCATTGCCGAATTTGGTTTTGGTGGCGGCGCTGAGTGGGCTGATCGTGACACTTATTTGGCGTGGGTTGCGTAAAGAGGATACGGCTAAGCCGCTGGCCTTTGGCCCCTGGCTGGCAATAGGCGGCGTGTTCGGCGTAGTAATGAACGGATTCAATCTGTAG
- the ypdK gene encoding membrane protein YpdK — MKYFFMGISFCLVVWVSTFMLMVE; from the coding sequence GTGAAGTATTTTTTTATGGGTATCTCATTCTGTTTAGTCGTTTGGGTGAGTACCTTTATGCTGATGGTAGAATAA
- a CDS encoding LLM class flavin-dependent oxidoreductase — translation MKKIGFLSFGHWAPSQQSGTRSAADALLQSIDLTVAAEELGADGAYFRVHHFARQLGSPFPLLSAIGAKTKSIEIGTGVIDMRYENPLYMAENASAADLISGGRLQLGISRGSPEQVIDGWRYFGYQPTEGESEAGMARRHTEVLLDVLRGEGFAKPNPQPMFPNPPGLLRLEPYSDGLRERIWWGAGSNATAVWAAKLGMNLQSSTLKDDETGEPFHIQQAQQIRAYRAAWTEAGHTRTPRVSVSRSIFALMDHRDRAYFGGSSNDSDKVGFLDEKTRAIFGRSYAAEPEALIQQLKQDEAIAEADTLLLTVPNQLGVDYNAHVIEAILKHIAPAMGWRE, via the coding sequence ATGAAGAAGATCGGCTTTTTATCATTCGGCCACTGGGCACCCTCACAGCAGTCTGGCACGCGTTCCGCGGCTGATGCCTTACTGCAATCTATCGACCTCACTGTCGCCGCTGAGGAACTGGGCGCTGACGGGGCTTATTTCAGGGTGCACCACTTTGCTCGCCAGTTAGGTTCACCCTTTCCACTGCTGTCTGCGATTGGCGCGAAAACCAAAAGCATAGAGATTGGCACTGGCGTCATCGACATGCGCTACGAAAACCCGCTCTACATGGCTGAAAACGCCAGCGCCGCCGATCTGATCTCTGGCGGACGCTTACAGCTCGGCATCAGCCGTGGTTCGCCTGAGCAGGTGATCGATGGCTGGCGCTACTTTGGCTACCAGCCTACAGAAGGGGAATCAGAAGCGGGCATGGCACGGCGTCACACCGAAGTCCTGCTGGATGTACTGCGTGGCGAAGGGTTTGCAAAACCGAACCCGCAGCCAATGTTTCCGAATCCACCGGGTCTTTTGCGTCTGGAACCTTATTCTGATGGATTACGCGAACGCATCTGGTGGGGGGCAGGCTCGAATGCCACGGCAGTCTGGGCAGCGAAACTGGGCATGAACCTGCAAAGCTCAACGCTAAAAGACGATGAAACAGGCGAACCTTTTCATATCCAACAGGCACAGCAAATTCGCGCCTATCGGGCCGCCTGGACTGAAGCGGGGCATACACGTACGCCACGCGTTTCCGTCAGCCGCAGTATTTTTGCCCTGATGGATCATCGCGATCGCGCCTACTTTGGCGGTAGCAGTAACGATAGCGACAAAGTGGGTTTTCTGGATGAAAAAACGCGTGCGATCTTCGGGCGCAGCTATGCCGCCGAACCGGAAGCACTCATCCAGCAGTTAAAACAGGATGAAGCGATTGCCGAAGCGGATACGCTCTTGCTCACGGTGCCGAACCAACTGGGCGTGGATTACAATGCGCATGTTATTGAAGCGATCCTGAAACATATAGCCCCCGCAATGGGATGGAGAGAATAG
- a CDS encoding ABC transporter substrate-binding protein has protein sequence MIKKFGYTLWFTGLFLVFSNAWAARQVTDQLGRNVTIPDHVNRVVVLQHQTLNLLVQLDAQESVVGVLSSWKKQLGEHYLRLAPRLADLPVPGDLTQVNIESLLKLSPQVVFVANYAPPEMIAQIERTGIPVVAISLRQDQPGEADKINPTMSDENTAYNEGLKAGIRLIGDVVERQKQAEALIDYTFTQRQNVSARLASIPEEKRIRVYMANPDLTTYGSGKYTGLMMSHAGALNVAAASIKGFKQVSIENVLSWNPQVIFVQDRYPDVVKQIVNDPAWQAIDAVKQHRVYLMPEYAKAWGYPMPEALAIGELWMAKKLYPERFADIDMQKAADEYYQRFYRMDYHEEASAAQ, from the coding sequence ATGATAAAGAAATTTGGCTACACGCTGTGGTTTACCGGGCTGTTTTTGGTGTTTTCCAACGCATGGGCGGCGCGTCAGGTGACCGATCAGCTCGGGCGTAATGTGACGATCCCTGATCATGTTAATCGCGTGGTGGTGTTGCAGCATCAAACCTTAAACCTGCTGGTACAGCTGGATGCGCAAGAGAGTGTGGTTGGTGTGCTTTCCAGTTGGAAGAAACAACTGGGTGAGCATTATTTGCGGCTGGCTCCGCGTCTGGCGGATTTGCCGGTGCCGGGCGATCTCACTCAGGTGAATATTGAAAGCCTGTTGAAACTGTCGCCGCAAGTGGTTTTTGTCGCTAACTATGCACCGCCGGAAATGATTGCGCAGATTGAGCGGACGGGAATTCCTGTCGTGGCGATTTCGCTGCGTCAGGATCAACCGGGAGAAGCCGACAAAATCAATCCTACGATGAGCGACGAAAACACGGCGTATAACGAAGGGCTCAAAGCAGGGATTCGGCTGATTGGTGATGTGGTTGAGCGCCAGAAACAGGCGGAGGCGCTGATTGACTATACGTTTACGCAGCGGCAAAACGTGAGCGCGCGTTTAGCGTCTATTCCAGAAGAGAAGCGAATCCGCGTGTATATGGCTAACCCAGACCTGACAACCTACGGTTCCGGGAAATATACCGGCCTGATGATGTCGCATGCGGGAGCGCTGAATGTCGCGGCCGCATCGATAAAAGGCTTCAAACAGGTGTCGATTGAAAATGTACTGAGCTGGAATCCGCAGGTGATTTTCGTACAGGACCGCTACCCGGATGTCGTGAAGCAGATCGTCAACGATCCAGCCTGGCAGGCAATTGATGCGGTGAAACAGCATCGTGTGTATCTGATGCCAGAATACGCCAAAGCCTGGGGTTACCCGATGCCAGAAGCATTGGCGATTGGCGAACTGTGGATGGCGAAAAAGCTGTACCCTGAACGTTTTGCCGATATCGATATGCAAAAAGCCGCCGATGAGTATTACCAACGCTTCTATCGTATGGACTACCATGAGGAAGCCTCCGCAGCGCAATGA
- a CDS encoding FecCD family ABC transporter permease: protein MSYRTYRITLLTVVMSTLLIAVCSLGIGRFSLSPWRIVQILVEPLSGNDLLFGKKPLLGDIERQVVWSVRLPRVLLAWCAGAALALSGATLQGVFRNPLVDPHIIGVSAGAAFGGTLAILLSWTPLFLLLSAFTFGMLALLLIFMMAAAFGKQNVLILILAGVILSGFFGALVSLMQYLADTEEKLPSIVFWLLGSFATAHWNSLVATAVPLGLAGGLLLRLRWHINVLSMGEQDAQALGVVVQPLRWLILSLCAAIVAAQVAVSGSIGWIGLVIPHVARRLVGADHRRLLPVSLWLGGGFMVLVDDLARTLSEAEIPLGILTALLGAPLFAVLLYKTQRQERGR from the coding sequence ATGAGTTATCGTACCTACCGGATCACGCTGCTGACGGTGGTGATGTCCACGCTGTTGATTGCCGTGTGTTCACTGGGGATAGGGCGTTTTAGCTTATCCCCGTGGCGCATCGTCCAGATTCTTGTCGAACCGCTGTCTGGCAACGATCTGTTGTTCGGAAAAAAACCACTGCTTGGGGATATCGAACGGCAAGTGGTGTGGAGTGTACGCCTACCTCGCGTGCTATTAGCCTGGTGTGCGGGCGCGGCGCTGGCGCTGAGCGGGGCCACGCTGCAAGGCGTTTTCCGTAACCCGCTGGTCGATCCGCATATTATCGGCGTGTCTGCTGGCGCGGCCTTCGGCGGCACGTTAGCGATTTTATTAAGCTGGACGCCGCTGTTTTTGCTGCTGTCTGCATTTACGTTCGGCATGCTGGCGCTCTTGCTGATTTTCATGATGGCCGCCGCATTCGGTAAGCAGAACGTGCTGATCCTGATTCTGGCCGGTGTCATCCTCAGCGGCTTTTTCGGCGCGCTGGTCAGCCTGATGCAATATCTGGCGGATACCGAAGAGAAGCTGCCAAGCATCGTTTTCTGGCTGCTGGGCAGTTTTGCCACCGCACACTGGAACTCGCTGGTCGCAACGGCGGTGCCGCTAGGTCTCGCGGGCGGACTATTGCTGCGACTGCGTTGGCACATCAACGTATTGTCGATGGGTGAACAGGATGCGCAAGCATTGGGCGTTGTCGTGCAGCCCTTGCGCTGGTTGATTTTGAGTTTGTGTGCCGCGATAGTCGCCGCTCAGGTGGCGGTCAGCGGCAGTATCGGCTGGATTGGGCTGGTCATTCCCCATGTCGCACGTCGGTTGGTGGGGGCCGATCATCGTCGCCTGCTGCCGGTGTCATTGTGGCTGGGCGGCGGCTTTATGGTGCTGGTGGACGATCTGGCGCGCACGCTCAGTGAAGCCGAGATTCCGTTAGGCATTCTGACGGCGCTACTTGGCGCGCCACTTTTTGCCGTGCTGTTATATAAAACGCAGCGGCAGGAGAGGGGACGCTAG
- a CDS encoding ABC transporter ATP-binding protein — MPAIRLSTERLVYGYRQGQGFFAPLNLCCREGEITAILGANGRGKTTLLNTLMGHLSPLSGTIQRKGHIGFVPQIFTPPFSYSVLDMVLMGRAAHVRLFAMPSAHDITVARNALTMLGIASLAECEFSALSGGQRQLVLIARALASECQMLILDEPTAALDVQNQAQVLRLLKHLAKTQHLSILLTTHDPSHALAIAEQALLLMDHQHYLYGRCDEVVTEETLSRLYGIPMWQVCVEMSPQPYRALIPILTMTELP; from the coding sequence ATGCCTGCTATCAGGTTATCGACAGAAAGGCTGGTGTATGGCTACCGCCAGGGGCAGGGCTTTTTTGCACCGCTGAATTTGTGCTGTCGGGAAGGGGAGATTACGGCGATTCTGGGCGCGAACGGCAGAGGAAAAACGACGCTGCTGAATACGCTGATGGGGCACTTATCCCCGCTTTCCGGGACGATCCAGCGCAAGGGGCACATTGGCTTTGTGCCGCAGATATTTACACCGCCGTTTTCCTACAGTGTTCTGGATATGGTGCTGATGGGGCGTGCGGCGCATGTGCGGCTGTTTGCCATGCCTTCCGCGCATGACATCACCGTTGCCCGGAATGCGCTGACCATGCTGGGGATCGCGTCCCTTGCTGAATGTGAGTTTAGCGCGTTGTCCGGCGGACAGCGGCAGCTCGTGCTTATCGCGCGTGCATTAGCCTCGGAGTGTCAAATGCTGATTCTGGACGAACCGACGGCAGCGCTTGATGTGCAAAATCAGGCGCAGGTGCTGCGGTTATTGAAGCATCTGGCTAAAACGCAGCACCTGAGCATCCTGCTGACTACACACGATCCCTCCCACGCGCTGGCCATTGCGGAGCAGGCGCTGCTGCTGATGGATCATCAGCATTACCTTTATGGTCGCTGTGATGAGGTTGTGACGGAGGAAACGCTATCGCGCTTGTACGGCATTCCTATGTGGCAGGTCTGCGTGGAGATGTCACCGCAGCCTTATCGTGCGCTGATACCGATATTGACGATGACGGAGCTACCATGA
- a CDS encoding molybdate ABC transporter substrate-binding protein: MTDPLRLYAAGSLRLALTPLLATFGERYAVDVAPTFGPAGLLSEKIIHGDAVDIFASANCAHPLRLKALGLAEETTVFTRNHLCIVMRNVPELTAQSWLMALLDPRFVLSTSTPGSDPGGDYAFQLFDRIERLHRGWGNQLRDKAKPLVGGGLDQAIPAGMTAASYLIRSGQSDMHISYASYLPLLLNQPDLHVVHLPDPYRIDAEYMLAIMKPARREARLLANYLLSPEGQSFLVNKGFASLF, from the coding sequence ATGACCGATCCCCTTCGCTTATATGCGGCTGGTAGCCTGCGCCTTGCCTTGACGCCTTTGTTGGCGACGTTCGGCGAACGCTATGCGGTGGATGTCGCGCCGACTTTTGGCCCAGCGGGACTGCTGAGTGAAAAAATAATACATGGCGACGCGGTAGATATTTTCGCATCGGCAAACTGCGCGCATCCTTTACGCTTGAAAGCGCTGGGGCTGGCGGAGGAAACCACTGTGTTTACGCGCAACCATCTTTGTATTGTGATGCGTAACGTGCCGGAGCTCACCGCGCAATCCTGGCTGATGGCGCTCCTTGACCCACGTTTTGTGCTGTCAACTTCCACGCCCGGCAGCGATCCCGGCGGGGACTATGCGTTCCAGCTCTTTGATCGCATCGAACGTTTACATCGGGGCTGGGGGAATCAATTGCGTGACAAGGCGAAACCGCTGGTGGGCGGGGGGCTCGATCAGGCGATCCCGGCGGGCATGACGGCCGCAAGTTACCTGATTCGGAGCGGGCAGAGCGATATGCATATTAGCTATGCCAGCTATCTGCCGTTACTGCTTAATCAACCTGATCTGCATGTGGTTCATTTGCCCGATCCGTATCGTATCGATGCCGAATACATGTTGGCTATCATGAAACCGGCTCGGCGTGAGGCGCGGCTGCTGGCGAACTACCTTTTATCGCCTGAAGGGCAGAGTTTTCTGGTGAACAAAGGATTCGCCTCACTGTTTTAG
- the dbpA gene encoding ATP-dependent RNA helicase DbpA → MSTTSFSSLALPAEQLSNLNELGYTEMTPVQAATLPAVLSGADVRAKAKTGSGKTAAFGIGLLDRIVVSDFTTQALVLCPTRELADQVSKALRRLARFAQNIKILTLCGGQPMGQQLDSLVHAPHIVVGTPGRIQDHLRKQSLSLDSLKVLVLDEADRMLDMGFTDAIDDVISYTPSDRQTLLFSATYPEEIEQISARVQRQPQRFEVADDVEESAIEQRFYETTKEQRLPLLIAILGHHQPSSCVVFCNTKRDCQSVFDALDMRGISVLALHGDLEQRDRDQVLVRFANRSCRVLVATDVAARGLDIKELELVVNFELAFDPEVHVHRIGRTGRAGMQGLAVSLCTPQEMNRANLIEDYLGMRIKWASADSLDRSGEVTLEPEMMTLCIDGGRKAKIRPGDILGALTGDAGLTAAEVGKIDMFPLHAYVAIRKASAKRAFQQFQKGKIKGKSCKARLLK, encoded by the coding sequence GTGAGTACAACCTCTTTTTCTTCCCTCGCGCTGCCAGCAGAGCAGTTATCCAATCTTAATGAACTGGGCTATACCGAAATGACGCCTGTTCAGGCGGCGACGCTGCCAGCCGTTCTGAGCGGTGCAGACGTGCGTGCCAAGGCGAAGACCGGTAGCGGCAAAACGGCGGCATTCGGCATCGGGCTGTTGGATCGTATTGTCGTGAGCGACTTTACCACGCAGGCGCTGGTGCTGTGCCCGACGCGTGAACTGGCCGATCAGGTCAGCAAAGCGCTGCGTCGTCTAGCTCGTTTTGCGCAAAACATTAAGATTCTTACGCTATGCGGCGGTCAGCCGATGGGTCAGCAGCTCGACTCGCTGGTTCACGCACCACATATTGTTGTCGGGACACCAGGACGTATTCAGGACCATTTACGCAAACAGTCACTGTCTCTGGATAGCCTGAAAGTGCTGGTGCTGGATGAAGCAGATCGCATGCTGGACATGGGTTTCACTGACGCGATTGATGATGTGATTTCTTATACGCCGTCCGATCGTCAAACCCTGTTATTTTCCGCCACGTACCCGGAAGAGATCGAACAGATCAGCGCGCGCGTTCAGCGTCAGCCGCAGCGTTTTGAGGTTGCTGATGATGTGGAAGAGTCGGCCATCGAACAACGTTTCTATGAGACGACGAAAGAGCAGCGCCTGCCGCTGTTGATTGCGATTCTGGGTCATCATCAGCCTTCGTCCTGTGTGGTGTTCTGTAACACCAAGCGCGACTGCCAAAGCGTGTTTGACGCGCTGGATATGCGGGGGATTAGCGTATTGGCGCTGCATGGCGATCTGGAACAGCGCGATCGCGATCAGGTTCTGGTGCGCTTTGCTAACCGCAGTTGCCGTGTGCTGGTGGCAACCGATGTGGCGGCCCGCGGTCTCGACATCAAAGAGTTGGAACTGGTCGTGAATTTTGAGCTGGCTTTCGATCCTGAAGTCCACGTTCATCGCATTGGCAGAACGGGTCGTGCGGGTATGCAGGGGCTGGCCGTCAGCCTGTGTACGCCACAGGAAATGAACCGCGCTAATCTGATTGAAGACTATCTCGGTATGCGCATTAAATGGGCATCGGCGGATAGCCTTGATCGCAGTGGTGAGGTTACGCTGGAACCTGAGATGATGACGCTGTGTATTGATGGGGGCAGAAAAGCGAAAATCCGTCCCGGCGATATCCTCGGCGCATTAACCGGCGATGCGGGATTAACGGCAGCAGAAGTCGGGAAGATTGATATGTTTCCGCTGCATGCGTATGTCGCTATCCGTAAAGCCAGTGCTAAACGCGCGTTTCAGCAGTTCCAGAAAGGTAAAATCAAAGGAAAAAGCTGTAAGGCCAGATTGTTAAAGTAA
- a CDS encoding alpha/beta hydrolase, which yields MVLVLVLVLGLRDSDDEHWQSHWERRFPHWHRIRQREWYQADLDRWVLAIRRELSVCTQLVILIGHSFGALASCHVVQQGQEGIAGVMLVAPAEPMRFEIDERIHATPLPVPALTVASHNDPLMSFIRAQYWAHAWDSELIDVGEVGHINADAGFGSWEYGLTRLAEFSEKLIASR from the coding sequence ATGGTGCTGGTGCTGGTGCTGGTGCTGGGACTGCGAGACAGCGATGACGAGCATTGGCAAAGCCATTGGGAACGGCGTTTTCCTCACTGGCACCGTATACGCCAGCGGGAATGGTATCAGGCTGATCTGGATCGTTGGGTGTTGGCGATCCGCCGTGAGCTTAGCGTCTGTACACAGCTCGTGATTCTGATCGGCCATAGCTTTGGCGCACTGGCTTCCTGTCATGTGGTGCAACAAGGTCAGGAAGGGATTGCTGGTGTGATGCTGGTTGCGCCTGCCGAACCCATGCGCTTTGAGATTGACGAGCGTATTCATGCTACGCCGCTGCCGGTTCCGGCACTGACCGTTGCCAGCCATAACGATCCATTGATGAGTTTTATTCGCGCCCAATACTGGGCGCATGCGTGGGATAGTGAACTGATTGATGTCGGTGAGGTGGGGCATATTAATGCAGATGCGGGGTTTGGCTCATGGGAGTACGGCCTGACAAGATTAGCTGAGTTTTCAGAGAAACTCATTGCTAGTCGTTAA
- a CDS encoding NPP1 family protein produces the protein MLSGKKTILAGSILFATFSSHADNFPKLNQALPSGIDARAIAPVFDFDTDGCLPSAGISRNGLQNGGLKPSGNITGGCRWSNFLDSSNTLHRYACVNSGGSRYCGSFYALYFLKDQILSGINSGHRHDWEHVAIWTKNGVVTHGSYSAHGKLTTKDASSIDKQDGHLKFVYHKDGILTHAFRFSKTNEEAENPYNKFVTPDIISWYSMYGDGINNQELRNRLNSFDYDSASIPLKDNNFLNNLNNGRPAGYPEFTDASIAASK, from the coding sequence ATGCTTTCAGGAAAAAAAACGATTCTGGCAGGCTCAATATTGTTCGCGACTTTTTCTTCACATGCAGATAATTTCCCTAAACTGAATCAGGCTTTGCCATCAGGAATTGATGCGCGAGCGATTGCGCCGGTATTTGACTTTGATACGGATGGCTGTCTTCCAAGTGCTGGCATAAGCCGTAACGGTTTGCAGAATGGCGGATTGAAGCCATCAGGAAATATAACGGGAGGGTGCCGATGGAGTAACTTTCTCGACTCATCAAATACATTGCACCGATACGCCTGTGTTAATTCCGGTGGTTCTCGCTATTGCGGTAGCTTCTATGCACTCTATTTTTTGAAAGACCAGATATTAAGTGGAATAAATTCGGGCCATCGTCATGATTGGGAACATGTTGCAATCTGGACTAAGAATGGCGTCGTGACACATGGTAGCTACAGTGCACATGGTAAATTAACGACCAAAGATGCGTCGAGTATAGATAAGCAGGATGGTCATCTAAAATTTGTTTATCACAAAGACGGCATATTAACCCATGCCTTCCGTTTTTCTAAAACGAATGAAGAGGCGGAAAATCCATACAATAAATTTGTTACACCAGATATTATAAGCTGGTATTCAATGTATGGTGATGGCATTAATAATCAAGAGTTGCGTAACCGATTAAACTCGTTTGACTACGATTCAGCCTCTATTCCGCTTAAAGACAATAATTTTCTGAATAACTTGAATAATGGCCGACCAGCCGGTTACCCGGAATTTACAGATGCCAGTATAGCGGCGTCGAAATAA
- a CDS encoding helix-turn-helix transcriptional regulator, translating to MWENDQFPAPFSITGGRAIGWREADVDEWIVKQSRAKRRAAVIARRAMEKPEPILPEAVSMLAQPLFEQE from the coding sequence ATGTGGGAAAACGACCAATTCCCTGCACCGTTCAGCATAACCGGAGGCCGTGCTATTGGCTGGCGTGAAGCTGATGTCGACGAATGGATCGTCAAACAGTCTAGAGCGAAACGCCGCGCGGCGGTGATCGCCCGTAGAGCCATGGAAAAGCCAGAACCGATCCTGCCAGAAGCAGTGAGCATGTTGGCACAACCTCTTTTTGAGCAGGAGTAA
- a CDS encoding HVO_A0114 family putative DNA-binding protein, producing MKALIGVMPEAVIRARMLAIVKGQYKPEEGEPKVWFTSMNALAQVLNNENIALLRLMDEQKPETLTELAEMSGRQKSNLSVTLKTLNSHGFVRLEKVGRSVKPIAMFTDFDIQVKQEFIEKFSPKAA from the coding sequence ATGAAAGCTCTGATTGGCGTTATGCCTGAAGCCGTGATCCGCGCAAGAATGCTTGCCATCGTCAAAGGTCAGTACAAGCCGGAAGAAGGGGAGCCGAAAGTCTGGTTTACTTCCATGAACGCGCTGGCGCAGGTACTCAATAATGAGAATATCGCTTTGCTGCGACTTATGGATGAACAAAAACCCGAAACCCTCACCGAACTGGCGGAAATGTCTGGTCGTCAGAAAAGCAATTTATCCGTGACGCTCAAGACACTGAATTCGCATGGTTTTGTAAGGCTGGAAAAAGTGGGCAGAAGCGTTAAGCCGATAGCCATGTTCACTGATTTTGATATTCAGGTGAAACAGGAGTTTATTGAGAAGTTTTCACCGAAAGCCGCCTGA